A window of Formosa sp. Hel1_31_208 contains these coding sequences:
- the ruvB gene encoding Holliday junction branch migration DNA helicase RuvB, whose amino-acid sequence MNENLDPTDEHFSPEEIEVEKKLRPLSFDDFTGQDQVLENLQIFVQAANGRDEALDHTLFHGPPGLGKTTLAHILASELNVGIKVTSGPVLDKPGDLAGLLTNLDERDVLFIDEIHRLSPIVEEYLYSAMEDYKIDIMIESGPNARTVQINLNPFTLIGATTRSGLLTSPMRARFGIQSRLQYYNTELLTTIVQRSASILNVPMTMEAAVEIAGRSRGTPRIANALLRRVRDFAQIKSNGNIEIKIAKFALAALNVDAHGLDEMDNKILETIIDKFKGGPVGITTLATAVSESAETIEEVYEPFLIQQGFIMRTPRGREVTELAYKHRGKIKGTIQGGLF is encoded by the coding sequence ATGAATGAAAATCTAGATCCAACAGACGAACATTTTTCTCCCGAAGAAATAGAAGTAGAAAAAAAACTTAGACCCTTATCCTTTGATGATTTTACGGGTCAGGATCAGGTTTTAGAAAATTTACAGATTTTTGTCCAAGCAGCGAATGGTAGAGATGAAGCATTAGATCACACCTTGTTTCATGGCCCTCCTGGTTTAGGAAAAACAACACTAGCGCATATATTAGCAAGCGAACTCAATGTAGGCATTAAAGTCACATCTGGCCCTGTTCTAGATAAACCAGGGGACTTAGCTGGTTTGTTGACTAATTTAGATGAAAGAGACGTTCTTTTTATTGATGAAATACATCGATTAAGTCCAATCGTTGAGGAGTATTTATATTCTGCTATGGAAGACTATAAGATTGATATTATGATCGAGTCTGGACCAAACGCAAGGACAGTACAAATTAACTTAAATCCGTTCACCCTTATTGGAGCAACAACACGCTCCGGACTTTTAACCTCGCCAATGCGTGCTCGTTTCGGCATTCAAAGTCGACTTCAATATTATAACACTGAATTATTAACTACCATTGTGCAACGTAGTGCTTCAATTTTAAATGTACCTATGACCATGGAGGCTGCGGTAGAAATTGCGGGAAGAAGTCGTGGGACTCCAAGAATTGCAAATGCCTTATTGCGAAGAGTTAGAGATTTTGCTCAAATTAAAAGCAATGGCAATATTGAGATTAAAATCGCCAAATTTGCTTTAGCAGCACTTAATGTTGATGCACATGGTCTGGATGAAATGGACAATAAAATTTTGGAAACCATAATTGACAAGTTTAAAGGTGGCCCCGTAGGTATTACGACCTTAGCAACAGCTGTTAGTGAAAGTGCTGAAACTATTGAAGAGGTCTATGAGCCATTTTTAATTCAACAAGGCTTTATTATGCGCACGCCACGAGGCAGAGAAGTGACTGAATTAGCTTATAAACACCGCGGAAAAATTAAAGGGACTATTCAAGGAGGGTTATTTTAA
- a CDS encoding cbb3-type cytochrome c oxidase subunit I — protein sequence MSAHADTHAHDDHGHHHHKETFVTKYIFSQDHKMIAKQYLITGVIVMGIIGILMSLMMRLQIAWPEEPNVIFEALLGKWAPDGVMGADIYLALVTIHGTLMVFFVLTAGLSGTFSNLLIPLQIGARDMASGFLNMISYWLFFLSCVIMILSFFVEFGPAAAGWTIYPPLSALPMAQGGSGMGMTLWLVSMAIFIASSLLGSLNYIVTVINLRTKGMSMTRLPLTIWAFFVTAIIGVVSFPVLLSAALLLIMDRSFGTSFFLSDIFIQGEVLHYQGGSPVLFEHLFWFLGHPEVYIVLLPALGISSEVISTNSRKPIFGYRAMVMSILAIAFLSTIVWGHHMFISGMNPFLGSVFTFTTLLIAIPSAVKAFNYITTLWKGNLQMNPAMLFSIGLVSTFITGGLTGIILGDSALDINVHDTYFVVAHFHLVMGISALYGVFAGIYHWFPKMFGRMLNKNLGYIHFWVTAICAYGVFFPMHFIGMAGLPRRYYTNSNFPLFDDTANANVVITMFALVGGAVQLVFLYNFISSIFFGKKAEQNPWRSNTLEWTAPVEHIHGNWPGEIPHVHRWPYDYSKPGHDEDFVPQNVPLKDGEEELQH from the coding sequence ATGTCAGCACACGCAGATACTCACGCACACGACGACCACGGACATCATCACCATAAGGAGACTTTTGTGACTAAATATATTTTTAGTCAAGATCATAAAATGATTGCCAAGCAGTATTTAATTACTGGTGTAATTGTCATGGGAATTATTGGAATTCTAATGTCTCTAATGATGCGTCTACAAATTGCATGGCCAGAAGAGCCTAATGTGATTTTTGAGGCTTTGTTAGGAAAGTGGGCTCCAGATGGCGTTATGGGTGCAGATATTTATTTAGCACTAGTGACGATTCACGGTACTTTAATGGTGTTTTTTGTGCTAACGGCTGGTTTGAGTGGTACTTTTAGTAATTTATTAATCCCTTTACAAATAGGGGCTAGAGATATGGCTTCGGGATTCTTAAATATGATATCGTATTGGCTATTCTTTTTATCATGTGTAATTATGATATTGTCATTTTTTGTCGAGTTTGGACCTGCAGCCGCTGGATGGACTATTTATCCGCCTTTAAGCGCCTTACCTATGGCTCAAGGTGGTTCCGGAATGGGTATGACTTTATGGTTAGTCTCTATGGCAATATTCATTGCGTCCTCTTTATTAGGGTCGTTAAACTATATTGTTACCGTTATTAATTTACGAACAAAAGGAATGTCTATGACAAGACTGCCATTAACAATTTGGGCGTTCTTTGTAACCGCTATTATAGGTGTTGTTTCATTTCCAGTATTATTATCGGCAGCTTTATTATTAATCATGGATAGAAGTTTCGGAACATCGTTCTTCTTATCAGATATATTTATTCAAGGTGAAGTATTACATTATCAAGGAGGTTCTCCAGTATTATTTGAACATTTATTCTGGTTTTTAGGACATCCTGAAGTATACATTGTATTATTACCAGCCCTAGGTATTTCATCGGAAGTAATTTCAACAAATTCAAGAAAGCCAATTTTTGGTTACCGTGCCATGGTTATGTCAATTCTCGCAATTGCATTCTTATCAACGATTGTTTGGGGTCACCACATGTTCATTTCGGGAATGAATCCTTTCTTAGGATCGGTATTTACATTTACAACCTTATTGATTGCGATTCCATCCGCAGTAAAAGCGTTTAACTATATAACCACACTCTGGAAGGGTAACCTTCAGATGAATCCAGCAATGTTATTCTCTATTGGATTAGTATCTACATTCATCACAGGTGGTTTAACAGGAATTATTTTAGGAGATAGTGCTCTAGATATTAATGTTCATGATACGTACTTTGTAGTAGCGCATTTCCACTTGGTAATGGGTATTTCTGCACTTTATGGTGTGTTTGCGGGTATATATCACTGGTTTCCAAAGATGTTTGGCCGTATGTTAAACAAGAATTTAGGATACATACATTTTTGGGTGACGGCAATCTGTGCCTACGGTGTATTTTTCCCAATGCACTTTATAGGGATGGCTGGTCTACCTAGACGTTATTATACAAATTCTAATTTCCCATTATTTGATGACACTGCTAATGCTAACGTCGTGATTACAATGTTTGCCCTAGTTGGTGGTGCAGTACAGTTAGTGTTCTTGTACAATTTTATAAGTAGTATTTTCTTCGGAAAGAAAGCAGAGCAAAACCCATGGCGTTCAAATACATTAGAATGGACAGCTCCAGTTGAGCATATCCACGGAAACTGGCCGGGAGAAATCCCTCATGTTCACCGCTGGCCTTATGATTACAGTAAGCCCGGACACGATGAAGATTTTGTTCCGCAAAACGTTCCTTTAAAAGATGGAGAAGAAGAACTACAACATTAA
- a CDS encoding cytochrome c oxidase subunit II has translation MTAFLTLIIVLFIAVAIWQMVKIFDLAQVGASNSQVANDKDNRLNGYLMMGFLIFIYAITIASFWYLGDLPLVSNAASEHGKDVDNLMIISMVVIFIVQTVTQFLLHYFAFKYKGEKGRKALFYADNNTLEAIWTFIPVIVLAGLIIYGLFTWTSIMNVDESEDPLVIELYAQQFNWKARYAGEDNTLGMANVRLIDIDRANILGVDESDPNSQDDIITTELHLPVNRPVLFKMRSQDVLHSAYMPHFRAQMNCVPGMITQFGFTPTVTTQDMRLNPDIAEKVANINAIRSENKDEIEAKGQELLYEFDYLLLCNKICGKSHYNMQMKIIVETEEEYNAWIKEQKTFDNSLTN, from the coding sequence ATGACTGCTTTTTTAACACTTATAATAGTACTTTTCATAGCTGTTGCGATATGGCAAATGGTTAAGATCTTTGATTTAGCGCAAGTTGGGGCATCTAATAGTCAAGTAGCGAATGATAAAGACAATAGATTAAATGGTTATTTGATGATGGGATTCTTAATCTTCATTTATGCCATAACCATTGCTAGTTTTTGGTACTTAGGAGATTTGCCCTTAGTATCCAATGCGGCTTCAGAACACGGTAAAGATGTTGATAATTTAATGATCATTTCGATGGTGGTTATTTTTATCGTTCAAACTGTTACTCAGTTTTTACTGCACTATTTTGCTTTTAAATACAAAGGAGAAAAAGGTCGTAAAGCACTGTTCTATGCAGATAATAATACCTTAGAAGCGATTTGGACATTCATTCCTGTAATCGTTCTAGCAGGTTTAATTATTTATGGATTGTTTACCTGGACCAGTATCATGAATGTGGATGAAAGCGAAGATCCTTTAGTGATTGAATTATATGCACAGCAATTTAACTGGAAGGCCCGATATGCCGGAGAAGACAATACTTTAGGGATGGCTAATGTAAGATTAATTGATATTGATCGCGCAAATATCTTGGGAGTAGACGAGTCTGATCCTAATTCACAAGATGATATTATTACAACAGAATTACATTTACCAGTAAACAGACCTGTATTATTTAAAATGCGCTCACAAGATGTGTTGCATTCAGCATATATGCCTCACTTTAGAGCGCAGATGAATTGCGTCCCAGGTATGATAACTCAGTTTGGTTTCACACCAACAGTAACAACACAGGACATGCGATTAAATCCTGATATTGCCGAAAAAGTGGCAAATATTAATGCCATACGTTCTGAAAATAAAGATGAAATCGAAGCTAAAGGACAAGAATTACTATATGAATTTGATTACTTATTGCTATGTAATAAAATCTGTGGTAAATCACACTACAATATGCAAATGAAGATTATTGTAGAGACAGAAGAAGAATATAACGCTTGGATTAAAGAGCAGAAAACATTCGATAACTCTTTAACTAACTAA
- a CDS encoding quinol:cytochrome C oxidoreductase, with translation MYTISNRLKMASIILMILGALGVSYGFWDSHQYKTEEDVKVLLAAEHDGHGEAHSSEGHAEESHVEEASHVDAHGDEAHAEEGHKMSHEEHVLHQIHNRPWSALYVAAFFFFMIALGVLAFYAIQFAAQAGWSPVLFRVMEAITAYVLPGALIVLGIAVASGTIGHYNIFIWMDPDMVDPTSDKYDALVAGKSGFLNLKGFIIRGLIFIAGWSLYRHFARKFSIAQDNADDNKNFKKSFRIAAGFLVFYIYTESMMSWDWIMSVDPHWFSTLFGWYVFASMFVSGITVIAMLTMYLKSRGHLPFVNDSHLHDLAKFMFGISIFWTYLWFSQFMLIWYSNIPEEVTYFVTRFQDYQLPFLGMVVMNFVFPLLILMNSDYKRIPWFVVMAGIVILCGHYIDVFNMIMPATVGDRWFIGIPEIGSILLFAGLFIFIVFTALTKAPLLAKRNPFIKESEHFHY, from the coding sequence ATGTATACAATTTCAAATCGATTAAAAATGGCATCTATAATCCTAATGATCCTCGGAGCATTAGGTGTTAGTTATGGCTTTTGGGATTCGCATCAATATAAAACTGAAGAGGATGTCAAAGTATTGCTTGCTGCTGAACACGACGGTCACGGAGAAGCACATTCCTCTGAAGGTCATGCGGAAGAATCACATGTTGAAGAAGCATCACATGTAGATGCCCATGGCGATGAAGCTCATGCCGAGGAGGGCCATAAAATGAGCCATGAAGAGCATGTTTTGCATCAAATACACAACAGACCTTGGTCAGCATTGTACGTAGCTGCCTTTTTCTTCTTTATGATCGCGCTGGGAGTTTTAGCATTCTATGCAATACAGTTTGCTGCACAGGCAGGTTGGTCTCCAGTATTATTTAGAGTCATGGAAGCAATTACAGCTTATGTACTACCTGGAGCATTAATAGTATTAGGTATTGCTGTTGCTTCAGGAACAATAGGACACTATAACATATTCATTTGGATGGATCCAGATATGGTAGACCCTACAAGTGATAAATATGATGCACTAGTAGCGGGTAAATCAGGATTCTTAAATTTGAAGGGATTTATCATAAGAGGTTTAATTTTTATTGCAGGTTGGTCACTTTATAGACATTTTGCACGTAAGTTTTCAATTGCTCAAGATAATGCAGACGATAATAAAAACTTTAAAAAATCATTTAGAATTGCTGCAGGGTTCTTAGTATTTTATATTTATACTGAATCTATGATGTCATGGGATTGGATTATGAGTGTAGACCCACACTGGTTCTCAACACTATTTGGATGGTATGTTTTCGCATCAATGTTTGTAAGTGGAATTACTGTAATAGCAATGTTGACCATGTATTTAAAGTCTAGAGGTCATCTGCCTTTTGTTAATGATAGTCACTTACATGATTTAGCAAAATTCATGTTTGGTATAAGTATCTTCTGGACGTACTTATGGTTCTCACAATTTATGCTCATTTGGTATTCAAATATTCCAGAAGAAGTCACATACTTTGTAACACGATTCCAAGATTATCAATTGCCATTCTTGGGTATGGTAGTAATGAATTTTGTATTCCCACTATTAATATTAATGAATAGCGATTATAAACGTATTCCATGGTTTGTAGTAATGGCAGGTATTGTAATTTTATGCGGACATTATATCGACGTGTTTAATATGATTATGCCGGCTACAGTTGGAGATAGATGGTTCATTGGGATTCCAGAAATAGGTTCAATACTGCTTTTCGCAGGATTATTCATATTTATTGTGTTTACAGCGTTAACCAAAGCACCTTTATTAGCTAAACGTAATCCGTTCATAAAAGAAAGTGAACATTTCCATTATTAA
- a CDS encoding cytochrome c, with protein sequence MKSLFKIIVVLMVFASVVACQKNSRPNYQYMPNMYEPVSYEAYQESDAFPGGVEAQLPAEGTIPRGGHMPFEYENTNDGYNSAKANLVSPLDSIQIDDARAKELYDVYCGICHGNKGKGQGKLVKREKILGVPSYDDAGRAITAGSIYHVIYYGKNAMGSYANQLNEEERWQVVDYVLKLKADLEK encoded by the coding sequence ATGAAAAGCTTATTTAAAATAATAGTAGTATTAATGGTGTTTGCGAGTGTTGTTGCTTGTCAAAAGAACTCAAGACCAAATTACCAGTATATGCCGAATATGTACGAACCAGTGAGTTACGAAGCCTATCAGGAGTCTGATGCTTTTCCCGGAGGTGTAGAAGCACAGTTACCGGCTGAAGGAACCATTCCTAGAGGAGGTCATATGCCTTTTGAATATGAAAATACAAACGATGGTTACAATTCTGCAAAAGCCAATTTAGTGAGCCCTTTAGATTCAATACAAATTGATGATGCAAGAGCAAAAGAATTATATGATGTGTATTGCGGAATTTGCCACGGGAATAAGGGGAAAGGACAAGGTAAATTGGTTAAAAGAGAAAAAATACTAGGTGTGCCAAGCTATGACGATGCCGGTCGCGCCATAACCGCTGGAAGTATTTATCATGTTATTTATTACGGTAAGAATGCAATGGGCTCATATGCTAATCAATTGAATGAAGAAGAGCGTTGGCAAGTAGTCGATTACGTACTTAAGTTAAAAGCAGACCTAGAAAAATAA
- a CDS encoding DUF3341 domain-containing protein: MEASKVIHAIYTDDDVLMAAVKKVKSAHHHIEEIYTPFPVHGLDKAMGLAPTRIAITSFMYGCVGLAVAIVMMNFIMIQDWPQDIGGKPSFSYIENMPAFVPIMFELTVFFAAHLMVITFYLRSRMWPFKKAENPDPRTTDDHFLMEISVHNNEKELSDLLKETGAVEINLIDKAH, translated from the coding sequence ATGGAAGCTTCAAAAGTAATTCACGCTATTTACACTGATGACGATGTTCTTATGGCTGCCGTAAAAAAGGTAAAGTCTGCGCATCATCATATAGAAGAAATTTATACGCCTTTTCCAGTACATGGACTAGACAAGGCAATGGGTTTAGCTCCAACGAGAATTGCAATCACGTCGTTTATGTATGGTTGCGTTGGTCTAGCTGTTGCTATTGTGATGATGAATTTTATTATGATTCAAGATTGGCCCCAAGATATAGGTGGTAAACCAAGTTTTAGTTATATCGAAAACATGCCTGCATTCGTACCGATAATGTTCGAACTTACAGTATTTTTTGCAGCTCACCTTATGGTTATTACCTTTTACTTGAGAAGTAGAATGTGGCCATTCAAGAAAGCAGAGAATCCAGACCCAAGAACAACTGATGACCATTTTCTAATGGAAATCTCTGTTCATAACAACGAAAAAGAACTCTCAGACTTGTTAAAAGAAACAGGAGCTGTCGAGATAAATTTAATTGATAAAGCGCATTAA